GTCCCTACTCCTTGTGAACTACGCGTATAtgcacttttattttttaatctttctCGCCTTTTGTTAGTTGTAGAAATCTAAATAAgaaataacaacacatttcctttCAGGTAAGTTTTTGCAGCTGTAGGATTTATGTCGCCGGCCTCTCGTGGTACACTTATCACTGGAATTCTTTTTCCCTAGTTCTTAGGGATTATTgctagatatgttgttgtttggcTCTTTAAGACAATAAATTTTGGTGAGACCAGGGCATGGTTATCTATTTCCTGAAAAGTTTCTTGCCTTCTCTGTGGAATTGCGTCTCATACTGACCATTTTGAATTTCCTACGTCATAGTGCTAGTGCAATTCCTTTCTCTACATACATAATCTTGTTGTTACTTTGTTTTTTACATATCAGTACCTCTTATGCTCATAGGTGGACTAATCGGGACAAAGGCTCCACACCCGTATTCGCAGTAATCAAATTCCTCGCAAAATATAGATTCCCCACTTGGTTCTTGGTGATTAGAGCAGGAACCCTCCCTTTAGAAATTCTCTTCGTTGAGCTATTCTTCATCAGGTCTAGCGAATGGCTCTCGGTTGTGTTTACTATGTTCTCGGGTTTCTCTTGGTAATATTGATCCTATTGATAGTTGTCTCTGCTAAAGTGTCTTTGGTCCTGACCTATACGCATTTTGTGTTGGCTTTGGAGATGGCATAAATCCAAGTCCATCAATTATTCTTCCACAATATCAATTTATTTTGACTTGAACTATTTacgttttttttaattaatttttggagAATTGAACCAGTTGTATAGAACTAGGAAGAGAATGAAATTGGTTTCGAAAAATAAGCTTGTATTGGAATATGTAGCCACTGCTATGTTATCAGAAATGtgttttatttctcttgaataAGCTCAACTCTTTAGTTACACCCTCTCCCAACGGTGTGTTGCATAAGAAACGGTGTGTTGTATTCACCCCAAAAGGTTATCTGGACACtggcaaaataaaattaatcgaATTTATCAGAGAATAAGTTTGCTTCTATTATGCTGTTTTATTTCACCGGCtgattttccttttctcttttactCTTTATTGGGTATTGATTCAATAACTATGCATGATTCTTGCTAAGATGATTAGCATAGGATATTACTAACCATCAAGTAACTATTGAATAATAGCGGATTCATCCATCACAGGCTTGGAATTTTCGGTTGgaatttttttgacttttctAATGACCACGGGTCAATTTTATAAGCGCAGGTAAATTTCCTAGTTACTATATTAATTAAGGTCACGCTACCAAATCGAGTTGAGATATGTGACTGGCTGCTAACTTAAATTACATGACAAGTGAACTCTTGAGTTTATCCGTTCTGTTATTGTATTTGTTGAATTAACTGAAAAGCAACAATATAACAAAGGCAATAACTGataaaaaacaacaaattcAGTTTATGTACTGATATATTAAACGTGAATACCCAACGAAAGATGCTAAAGTTGTTAATTGTAACTGAACAACATCCACTAAACTAAGCTAGTCATGAGCCTCGGAAGAAAAGTGAAACTCTGAATACATAATATCTTCAGGGCAAACCCGGTAATCCTAAAATAACTTGagataaataaacaaaatagtCTCCACAGAATTGAGTAGCAAAAGAGAACTGGACGAGACTTGGATCTAGCTGACAGTGGCGGGCTCAGTAATAGCTGTATTTGCTATGAGACAATGACAATGATAGCAATTTTAACGAAAAAGAAGAACACGCAATTGTACGTGGAAACCCTTCATGAAGGGGAAGAAAATCACGATCATCACCAACTCTTATTTCTCAATGAAAATGTTTTTACACGGATACATAATTATAAAGAGAAGCCATGTATATATAGACTGCGAAAGATCCCTAAATCCGGTAGTAATGAGACCACTTTTCCCTGCAACCCCGGCAATCGATCATAGAAACTGGATCTTACATCAGTCCCACAAACATAACATTATTTACGGAAAAAAAGAAGCAAGTCTTTTCGGACTGAGTACGTCACCATAGTACTTATCCCCAAGACACCAAGTCAGCTTTTTCGCATAATTGTTGACCTGCCAAGATATTAGTCAACTTTTCAGTTGACTAAGACTTTTGTAAGTCTATTTGTTCTTgtaaaattttgtttgaatgaaatGATAGAGAAATAAACCTTATAAAGAGTCCAAGAACACAGTGGTATTTTCCGCGATTCAACCAAAATGGAGGAACGACTAGAAAGTTCCTTTGATTCTAATGGCTCTGGAGTACTACCCTCCATTTCAAATTATCTATTAAAAGGACAGCCCGATGcatgcactaagctcccgctacgTACGGGATTCGGGAAGGGTAGGACTACAGGGTCAAATTATCTATTgtggtttttaaaaataatattcagAAAATCGGTTTTCTTGGTCAAAACTCCGGTTAACTCATTAAAAATAACCAACCAATAAGCCGATTGCGTAATGTATTTTTTTAAGAACAGCAATGGATTCCATCGATTATTTTCGCCTAAAACTGCGGTTGATGAGTATAAATAGTAAAACGAAAGGCTTACACCAACAAGCACTGGTGGTCTAGTGGTATAATAGTACCCCATACAGTAAATCTCGGTTTTATTTCTAGcttcttcattttttaattgtataatttaagaaattaaaaccGATTAGGTTAGTTTTCATAGAGATTTTTAATAGTTTTTCCCTCGCCATTAACCGATGGACTCGGTCGATTTTAATACCGACACGCTACTTTCTGACAACCACAAATTCGGTCAGTTTTAGTcaaaaatccaccattttcgaCTGCTCTCGGTCGGTTTTTGCCCTAGAAAAAGGCAGTATTATGTACCTGAGACCAGTTGGCTAACTTTGTGGAACAACAAATCAAAGAAAGATTTTCTGTTCTTCGACGCTATTTCATTGTCTAAAAATGTTAAACCAACAGCGAAATAATAATCAATTGGCAATGTCAACTTCCATATCAGACCAAAAAAGGGTCATTCCAACTTGAAATATGGTTTGAGTTTTTTTGTGTAACATGTTTAGTCAGACTTCTCTATAATAGTCATCCTCTACTACAGTTaaggttttttttaaaatagatttcatattatgttatattatatgttctctataacaacatctcATTATAGCAGCCAAAATATATTAGGACAAATAACGCAATTATAGAGATATTTGACGGTACAATTAGTCTTTTCTTAAAGCTCAATTAACATCAAATGTAAAGGAGGAGTATATTGAACTAGGCGTAGATAGGATTTTATTCTGTCACTACGTTCATAAATGAATCTTGCCATTTCCGCATATGAACTTGGGGGCTAAAGTTTATGTCCTCCTCCGCATAATTTTCTAGTATTTTTGtagaaaatttaaagtgcaAATGATATAGAGTTCGCTTGGATATATGGATGACAATTACATGTAAAAGGAAAGAGACGCATATAAGTAAGTTCTCATATATTATTTAATGAAACATATTGCATAGTTGTTCTCATCCATGGTAGTAAGTGAATGGAGATTTATGATGCATTTATTCATACTTCCAACAACAAAACTTTTACTAAAACTGTAGAACacacaaaatataaaaacagCCACCATGAATATTCTTCACATATATTCCttagtaattaattaattagttgcGTGGCCATCCTCCATACCAACCACCTCTAGGATATCCTCCATAACCACCAACTCTAGGATATCCACCATATCCTCCTCTAGGAAAACCACCATAATATCCACGGCCGCCACCATATTCACCAGTACCAGGGCCACCAGGAAATCCTCCTCCTGGAAATCCTCCAAATTCACCTCCTCGGATTCCTGGAAgtcctcctcttcctcctccCATTCCTGGAAGTCCTCTTCCTCCTCCCATTCCTGGAAATCTTCCTCCGATTCCTGGAAGTCCTCCTCCTAATCATGGTCCTACTCCTAGAAATTTGGCGTCATTTGCATGTCCTGCACCATTAATCATccataatgttgttagtaaggaTGGCAAATGGACGGGTTGTGTTGAATTTGGACGGGTCGGGCGAAATTTGAATTGGATTGAGATGAGTTGTGGCACGATGGACTAAGTAACGAGTCATGCCCCAACCTGTCTGACTCTTACCAATTGcaagttctaattttttttatttttttttttgttttataattgTTGTACTTACCAAACAAAACTATTaaaacttttttcttctttattatagctatatataaatatcaaacaaaataaaatattttaatataacaaGATTTTTCATTGGTCAATTGGACTATATACTTA
This portion of the Lycium ferocissimum isolate CSIRO_LF1 chromosome 1, AGI_CSIRO_Lferr_CH_V1, whole genome shotgun sequence genome encodes:
- the LOC132051065 gene encoding glycine-rich cell wall structural protein-like, yielding MGGGRGLPGMGGGRGGLPGIRGGEFGGFPGGGFPGGPGTGEYGGGRGYYGGFPRGGYGGYPRVGGYGGYPRGGWYGGWPRN